AACTACTGCGGAGCAGGCTCTCCAGTTAGGTAAGGTCATTCGGTTCGGGTTTTGTGAAAGATGGCGCAAGGTTGCGGCCTGCTGTGAATTTCACGTGGTCATCGTGTGGTTTTGCTTCAAAAGAATTTGCTTGCACTCACTGAGCTGTTCTTTCAGATTACCTGAACCTaattttaacattgtttttttcttcaaacaaaaaaacttgaataaaacaaaaagattttttctcaGATTTTAGGCcctaatctcacacacacacacacacacacactgccaggcAACTGTCACCATCACACCTCCACCTTTATttgcacatatatatttatacacgtacatataaatatatatttattggtaggtatatatgcatttacatgcacgcacacacatgcacacatgcacgcacacacacgctggtggGTTGAAATGTGACAGGAAATGTCAGAGGAGGCTTCTCTCGCGCTCTCCGGAAAGAGTAACAAGCCTCCGATCCAACCGCTGGGCAGGGCTCAGTGAGGGCTGCGGTGTTTTTCCATTCACTGGCACTACGCTAAGCGTGCGTATTGAAAAAGTacatgtgaaaacacacacgcgcacaaacgaGACCTTCAAATTTCAGCAATGattaaaaatcagataatcctgCAAGCGTACGTCTTATCGCCAGTGAGTGCGGCAGAAAATTTAacaggaaaggaaaataaaggaaatgctAAAGTTTGAAAAGTGCAACTCTATAGaactattattatattacaataaactcaacaaacatttatcaaaatgttttccttttgcgtacaaaaaaaatgctgaaagcaAGTCATGTTAAAATGCAGACACCCACTAACTGGTTtccaaaacatttgaaaacaagTAATTGGCTTTGCTAGCGAGCCTATAATCCTCGAAAGCAGAACTGGCTAAATTTACCCCTCTTTCATTGTGGAACTGGGatcaatattatttaaattcccTCAGTTTGGATAATCAACTTGAATACaattaattaactgaaataTCCCCAGTCATTATGGGCATTTTGTCCAATTCATGTACCAagtttcaattcatttcctgaactggCTGATTTGAAACGGTACTGCCTCCAACCCTGCCTCCTTGTGATGGGTAAAAAAATTCAATGAGGAATGTTTTTGGGCCTGTTCTCTTGCCAGTAGAGAGTTTGGTGATTCTGGTGACTTTACTGATCCGCAGCTCAGTGTTCATTGCACCCCTGCTGGGGTTTTTTCCCGAAACGGACCCCTGTGACGTTAACCCGAGGAGGCCCACACAGACCACGTTTTCAGCCTCCTCTTTATTTGGCCATGATGGGTACAGTGGGGGTGTCAGTCTCATGTTCTGGGCAAAAGCAGGTATAAATACACTGAAAGGTGAAAAGCCTTGCGCTGGAGTCCTTTGAGAGCGTCTGCCACGCTTGCAGTTGCGACCTCCACCTTTGGCAGCAGGTGAACGGTATCGTGACTCGTGAGTCCAGCTCTGTGGCTCCTTCctcatgcccccccctcccctctaccctcAGAGTttggagaaaaggggggaggggtttctgTCAGTCGGCTACAGCCCTCGGTCCGTCACTTCAGTCCACCATTTTCCAACATGGCCTCCTCATCTGCGCCAGTACTGGAAGCATGAGGTACAACACAAGCTTGTTACTATATTGTGTACAGCGGTGTGTCCACACCtactcccaaacacacacacaaatacatatgatacacacacacactcacaaaaacactcactcacagacatgcacccATACAAacacggggcgacatagctcaggaggtaagagcggttgtctggcagtcggagggttgccggttcgatcccctgccctgggcatgtcgaagtgagcaagacacctaacccctaattgctcccaacaagctgattggtaccttgcatggcagcctttcaccgttggtgtgtgagtgtgtgtgtgtgaatgggtgaatgagaggcatcaattgtaaagcgctttggataaaagcgctatataaatgcagtcccatttaccatttacatacaGACATAACTACATAGATGCACACAATCACCCATACAACTACGTGCGCACATGCATATAAGCCTGCACACACTTACCTGAGCAAATttatgtatttgctccaccacagCAGCAAACAATGCCCCAACGCTCTCATCAATCAGACTCTGCATGTAGTGTACCGCCTCCTCGTCCGACAGATCCAGCCGGAACTTGTCCTGCACCTGGAGGGGGCATCAATGGAAAGTTCTGGAAGATTAAAACTGGTGGAGATGGATGTGATTATACTGCTTAAACCACTTTGCAATTTCCTTTTTAGCCAGATTTCTCTGTATTTGGAACTTGAACAGAATTATGAATGGAACGTAAATGCTCTCATTGTTACAAACTAATCCAGCTTGGTCCCCCCTCATTTAAAATCCCGGAGTCTTCTAGCACTGTAATTTATTGTGTagtttgtgtgagagatagaTATAGAGAGACAATAAATACAGACAATATATAACAAGATAATAGAGATAATAAATTACACACGGACCCTCTCTATCTCACCTTTTTTACAGTCTTGTCAGGCTCTAGAGCAATGTCTGGAATATTGGCATCCACCATGAGAGAGAAGAGGTTCAGGATGAGGTTGGCGTACCTTGAAGCAGAGACAGGCGAGAGACCCCATTAGCATCTGAGTGTACTCTGCAGACTGTCAGAACCGCATCACCCACGAGCCTCCCTGCGGGTACTCCTGCCTATCAGTGTGCTGTAGCActcaggagtgtgtgtatgtgcgagtgcatgtgtgtctgcgtgtgtgcatgccagtgtgtgtatgtgcatgtgtgcgtgttcgcgtgcatgcatctgtgtgtgtgtgtgtatgcgtgcgtgcgtgcgtgtgtgtgcacgtatgctTAAGCCTGTTACCTGCGCAGGTGCAAGAAGGCGGTGTAGCACTGCTTGCGGAACTCCTGGTACTGTTCACTCTGCATGCCCCCCATGCCCTCCACCATCTCCTTACTCAGCTTCATAGGGGGCGGAAGGGGCTTGGGGTCCCGCCCCAGAATGTACCCAAAGTCAACATGGAACAGCTTTCCTGAGAACCAGAGGGGGACCAAAGATCAGGCACACACGTAATGAGTTCTTCTGTCTTCCctactgccccctagtggaaaCAACTGAAAACAGCATGCGCTAATATGCAGAAGCATGAGGCATACTGCAGCTCGAACAAAGATGTATAGATATTTGCTACATGTTTTGTATAGATGCAGTTCAtacgtttttgtgtgtgtaatgtggagTACCTGTGGTACACTGGTACAGTGTCTGtagtaaaatgtgtgtgagactgagacACTCACCGGTCTTTGTGAGCAGCAGGTTGTCCAGGTGCCGGTCCCCCACTCCCAGAATGTAGGTAATGACACAGTATCCAGCTGGGAGACACACAGAGTGTTAGAAAGCAGGTGCAAACTGTGGGTGAAGGAGATCAGATATGGGAGGGCGGGTATAGAAGATAGGGGGGAGGGCTGCTATGTGTGGACTCACCACAACTCTTGACATAGGTGTCCATCACCTCAGAGCTGATGCCATAGGGCCCCTTGTCACTGGGGGCGTGTTTCCTGAAGAAGCTCTGTGGAGATGCACAGATGTGAGGGACAGGCAGaggacacagggagggagacTACGACTTCATCCAGGAGCGTGGGTCACACACTAGGAGTAGGACACTGGATCTATACACACTGGAGATAGGAGGGGGCTATAGACACTGCACAGGACAAGGAGGGGAAACCAACATTAAATAGTAAGGGGAGGAGCTATAGGCACTCCAAAGTAAGGGGAGGAGCTATAGGTACTGAACAGGAGGTAGAGAGGCTGTAAGCCCTGAGAAATAAATTGgaaggaggagctgcaggtatTAAACTggggtgtgttttggggggggtggggggggggggctatgggGGCAGGACAGGCAGGTTTGAGTACCTGGATATTTCCCTCTGTGGCTAGAACCTCAGCTACAGGAACTGACTGGATAAACTGCATGAACCCTGTGGGAGGAGAGACCGTGAACATTGTGAGGTCACAAGCACAAACTACGGTAGATCACCTCCTATCAGGAACTACATTGATTCTGCAGATATCTGACATGCATAACTGGGCCTGTTCAGGATCTACACATAATGATCTCTGTGCAGAGGCTGTGTCACAGTAAGTGGCATACacagagaggatcatgggacaGAGAGCGCCCGTCTTCCCCAGACTCACCGTGCTTGGTGCTGGTGGCCAGAACTTTATATGGAGTCAGCTTCAGGTCCAGGTTCTCCTTTCTCAGAAGCTGaaagtgacagaaacagaaaaacccTCATTCCGCCATCATCGCGCCAGAACAAAGCTCTCTGGGTAACaccttgtgacatcacagaagtaATGTTGCAAGCCAAGGGactagtcctggagagctgcagagtCTGCAGGTTCTTCTTTTAAAGAAGCTGATTGTACAATTACGTACAGTACCTCACTTGAGAGGTATTTCaagaagcaggattactgagtcagctggataacctcactgagtaaaacctgtaaccctcccaaatctggaccatggactgaagtaaaaagagctgttcagGGGTTTTACTCAGGGCAGTTATTCAGCTAACACAGTAATCCTGCTTAGTGAAATACGCCCTTGGTTTCTTGAGTCTGAATTGGTTGCCGATTTTCCGCTTCATCCAGTGAATCTTTTCCTGCAACCTCCACTGTTGATacaggagagtgcagacaagcatgtgctcttcttagaagcatgtgatgtcagccaccACTTCTTATGGCACCATCGTTTGCAAGTCAGGCTCGCACAGACGTGAgccagaggaagacactttTTTCTGCGGCTCAGTAGGACTAGCGGTTGCCAGGTCGAGGGTCCCCTGGTGCACAGTGACATTCTGTCATTCCGGCTGAATGAAACCCCCCTTCCCAGGGAGATTCTGGCGCCTCTTTGCATTGCCTGAGAAGCTGCTGGCCACAGctagcactggcacagtcacagGGTGCTGATTTTTGAGACGAAGCACTGGACTGCTCTGGTTGCATGTTTGTGGATATTACAGAGATGGGGCTGGAGTTTTCCATGAGTGAGATGATGCATAAGATGGAGTACTGCATGGTTCCTGTACAGTATAACAGGGAGATGATCTATAAGATAGAATGCTGCACGCCTCCTGTACAGCATAGAAGGATGTGTGGAGCTAACCTTGTCCATGAGTGAGATGATCTGCAGAATGAGCTGGTCCTGTCTCAGGTCGTCTCCATGCTTGAATATGACGGGATACAGTCCTCCATCTTCTGCTTTGAAGATCAGTTTGGCAGGCATGAGAGCACTCtgacaggaacagagagagagaggaagacataCACTAAGCACCGAGCCATGAACACCCACCTAACCCTCAACACTAGGCTCTGAACATTAATCCCTGAGCATAGAACACCGAGCACTGAATCTggaacactgagcactgaatCCAGAACACGGAGCACAGAATCTGGAACACTGAACTCATTTCAGAACAATGAACTCTAATGACAGTTATATGTGCTAAATTTTTGATTATGACTGAACATCACCAAACCCTCAAACTTATGCTCTCAAAGCTGAATTCTGAGCACTGATCTACTACCAGTGAACACTGACCTCTCAACACTGAGcaatactgaacacagatatCTGAGCATGGCACGGATATCTTCGGTGGGTTACAGTTGGGACGAAATTACTTAAGTGCAGGGCTGATTTGACATTAAAACGGAAATGGTCCTATACCCCTGTACCTGCGTCACTTCCAAAAGGTGCTTAAAGCAGAGAAAGAAACGTGTACATTCCTCGTCCCGGGTGTTcggtggagatggagagaggggtcCCGTACCTTGAAGAGTGTGGCGGTGTCTGGGACGATGCCGCGGATGCGGACCTGGGGCTCCAGGGGCAGGGGGATGGGCTCGATCTCCGACAGGTTCACCTTCTCATTGTCGGCCAGCAGCGCCTGCAGCCGCTCCGTCTGAAACAGCGGGGCCGCTGTCAGggcgcgcgcctgtgtgtgcgcgtgtgtgtgtgcgcgtgcgtatgtgcgtgtgtgcgcgtgcgtgtgcgcgtgcgagtgAGTGATTGTGAGTGTTTACACGTCTCACCTTCTTCTTGCggttcccactctctctctgcacagccttCATCAGCTGCACCAGCCTGTCTACAAACGTCTGCTGAGCAGCAAGGAGAGAGCGCATGACCCTCACACTCTTatcaccctgagagagagagagagagagagagacacagagagatatgaatgaatgtgaaaaaaaactgacacaaCACAAAAACGAGGCAGTAGGAGGATAAAAAGGATCATATGGACACATTAACTGGGCCTGTAAACCCCTAGGCAGTGCCCGTCTGTGCAGTAGCTTCTCTCACCTTGAGCAGAGCCTGGCTGAACCTCCTCATCACGTTCAGGTACATGTCATGAGTCTTTGGGTCTCTCTGCTGAGTGTCCTGGTCTTCACATTCCACTATCACATACCTGCAGGGGCAGACACCATTAATGTGCACACAAACTCCGCTATCACATACCTGCTGGGTTAGACatgattaacacacacacacacacacacgtttactaGCCTCACCAGTACAGGTAGTTGGCCAGTGTGGAGTTCTTGCAGGCACGTGAGATGAGGAAGGTGCACAGGTCCTGctataaagcacacacacacacacacaccacagctacAGTTACACACCTTTGTAGCTTAtcacacacaacagaacagCCCCAGTACGGACACAGTGGTGAGtatccaccacacacacatccttctcttgccttcccctccatctctccatcctcCAACctgcccccttcctcccccgTGTCCCTCCTGTTGTCCCCCCGTCCTCACACCTCCCTGCTACACTCCTCCACTCCTCACCTCCAGGCTGTCGTTGTCTGTGGCGTCTTTTCCTTTTGGAGCACTGGGTGGCGCTACTGGACCTGCCAGTGACTGAGAGCTGAGGGAATCGAGTCAATATAacactgcattattattattattattattattgttattattattattattattaataagacCTGTCTATACCCCCAGAGCACTGatctccccccctcacctgtctATTTTCCCCAGAACGGTGCTTTCCCTCCTCACCTCTCTATATCCCCCAGAACAGTGCTTTCCCCCAGGCCTCCTTGGCTGTCCCTCTTGCTCCCGGGCTCCAGCCCTCCCTGGATGTCGTTGAAGTTCTCGTACTTCAGAGCCTggaccagctgcagcaggtacaTCAGCAGgtcctgagggagagagagaaagggcggCTAACCAGGTATTTACAGAGACGCAGAAAGGCACAGAGGCACGAGTATATGTGCACCCACATGTACTCACATGCCatatatgtaaacacacacaggtggtAACACActacacgcgtacacacacacacacacacacgcacgcacgcaggctcCCCACCTCGTCGTCGGCCTGCTGCAGCCTGGCCACGGCGTACCGCCGGACGGTGGGGTTGGTGAACTGGGAGGACAGCAGCTCCAGGGAATCCTCCACATCCATCGGCCTCCACTTCCCCAGCAGCTCCAGCGCCTGTTTGGCCTCCTGAGGCATCGCCCAGTTCACACACTTCAGAAACTTAGTCAGGGCCTAGAAGAGGGAAGACGAGGCTTTAAACCCACaccttacaaacacacacttatcAACTATATCAACTTCTCTGAGTGAGAGTAGCAAAGTATTCTTGAATGTGCCACTGCAGTTACCCGTTTAAGCATTTAAAAGATCACACCGGTACATACTTACGCAAGCATAGCATACAGAAGGGGCTACAAAGTCACTCACCTTCTCCTGTGTTGTCAGGTAGTAACGGAACTTCCACACCAGGTCCTGCTCCTCTGAGCTGAGCTGCTTGGTAGGTGGATAACTCACGATGATCTGCAtggatacacatacacatacacatgcacccgTTCAGTGTGGACAtatacgcatgtacacacactcacacacaatcacaatcacaatcacacacacacacatgcacacgtgcatgcacaacGTTGTACTGACATTGAGCTGGTCTCGCGTAGTTGCGTTGGGTTTGAGGTCGTGGTCAGAGGGCCCGCTGCGCAGGCTACGGGCCAGCTTGTGATGCTTACTCTCCACCAAGTTCTCCTATGGCAGGACAAGAGGGACATTTTTAATGGCTCACATTCTACAGGCCTCTGAAGGTGTTGCCACCTCCATTTTTCAGGAATGAATGCATGTATCACTGTCTCACCATGCACATCTGTGGGTCAGGCACTTTGACGATTTCACAGCtagtgagcaggggagaggaCTCATCTCCATCCTGGGATGGGAGGGAAGAaagacagtcacatgaccactggTGTCTGTACTGCACTGAGCCCACCAAAGCAATTGTTAATGGCAGTTGTACCAGAATAGCAGTAACTTCCTATACACACTGTAATAGACTCACAAACATGTCACAATATGGGCAACAGTGtggcataatggttagggaaccaAGCGTGTAactctgaggttgcaggtttgatgcACAGgccgttctggataagagcatctattAAATGCCAAAGAATTTCACTGTAAACAGAGTGACTGGTTACACTCAtcgacatacacacacacagttcccaACCTTCTCGTAGTAGACGATGCTGTACTCCTTGTCTCCCGTTTTGACTCGGGGAAACTCCACCATTAGGTACATGAAGTTGGAGCTACGCTTCTCACTCTGTGAGCCAAACACACATCATCATTAGGATTCATAAACTGCGGaatcaaacacaaaacattgcTGCAACTCAAAACTCATATCCTCACCGGACTGCTGGGATAGTGTCCCAAATTCTGCACAACAAATGGAGAGATGTGACTATTTCTTACCTCACAAAGTGATCTCTACACCCTTGTGAATTATCTGGACACCGCCAGGCAAAGGTCAAAATCGCATTTTATCATTGCGGCCTGTAACTGTCCTTAACTCTGCCTTGTGTGTGATAAACAAGGAGTGCGGGGAGGTCTCACCTCGTTGATCATCTCGATCTCGCGGAAGGTCAGACGGTCCAGCCAGTCAACCTTCACCATGTGACCCTGCCGATGTGCCTTAgtcagctgagagagagatagggagggagggggagagggagagagagagagagtttaacCTTTGTGGAAtagaagcagcagcagtgtgagagatggacagagagtgcagccaatcagagtgcacCGATGagcgcagccaatcagagagcaccGATGTCTCAGCGCTCACTCCCCAGCCATGCAGCCCAGTGTCACTGCACACGAGCAAGGCATTCAGGTCACCACCCATAATAGACAGCTagcgtgtttaaaaaaataaaataaaaagactgaCAGACGTGTATTTCTGGGGCACAAAACAAATTGTTTGCATCTGCTGCTAGCTCTGTAGGGACATTTGGTTAAATGTGTATGCAGCAGTGGTTCCTATTGTTCCTatcactttaaaaaagtaacGCCACATTAGCAGTGCACACGTAGACAGTGGAGGACAGCCTAGGGCCAGTGGACAtgtccactcacacacagtccaaGCAAGTCCACTGCTGTACCTGGGTGCCTGGAGCAGTGCGATGCAGTGATACACTCTCACCAGCACTGCatcccacgcacacgcacaaagtCCCATACGCACTCACGTAAAACCCACACATGTACAAGCAGAGCTCAAAGACACGCTTACGCACGTCACCCATGCTCAGCGATGCCTACTCACGTCACTGAGCAGCTCCAAGTCTGGGCCCTGAAACAGATGCTGGTTTcaacagcagtgttttttttcccctccctcctttttccTACAcggaacaacttcatttttaggcttaaaacataattttgtatTGCATGTGTATATTCCAGTATAACTCTTGCGAGCAGTGTGAACACCAACCTTATAGCTGACCTGCGTGCTTCTCTTATCCTGCGTCTTGTAttttttgaatgcttttttaaacccccttttctccccagtttgaaATGTCCAATCAGGTTCATGGTGCGAATCTCATCATGATCTCCACTGTTAATTGGGGAGAGCGGCCACAaccatgcactctgctctgaagcatgtgaggttgctgctgcttcttttcacaccacactGTCGTCTCAGCTGGCTGAAAGTCTTCATCCCTGGGCAACCCAAGAGCCAATTACGCACTGCCCCGCCAGCCACAGTCGCCACTGGCATGGTCTGTAATTTGATACAGTAATTCCATGGGGCCCATCCTTGCACTGGAACCAGATGAGCCACCAGGGATTCTGGGCCCCAGGAGTAGATCATACTTTGTGCCCCACCACCCAGAAAGTCCCATGTTCTAATATTCTTTGAGGGCCCcagtcagtcagggcccttggaatcaccCTTACTTCTGTctcccgcccacacacacacacacacggcacccCTGACTGGAACAGTACCTTAACAGAATgggccacccagcagccccaccaAGTCTTGTTAaactgaagcccccccccccgaccctgaACCGCCAACCATCAGCCTCCTCCCACCTTGGCCAGTCTGCCCATCTGGTCCTCTGCCAGGCTGCTGCTGGTTCGGCCTGGCGTAGTGGTGGgctctcccccatccccctccacccccggcCACACCTTCAGGTCGTGCATTCCCTGACGAAACATGCTGTGcaagagggatggagaggaagatttttaaaaattaagaaatatcTTCAAAAGCATGATGACTGTTAATAATATGTGCTTCTGTTTGCCTGTGGGGAGCTCTGGTTCTGCTGTGATTAGTCAAAAGTCATACCCGTATTTGCCGAACAAGGTGACGGTGGTTCCGCCCACAGGCGTGGCCTGACCCGGTCCGTACACATCCCAAACGGTTAAGGCGACCTGTGCGCTCTGTGGTAGGTCGGGGTACTTCACTGGGAGTCGTAACCACTCGTTCCAGCTGCTCGAGACAGTGAAAGGGGCAGTTACCTGAACGCAAGAGTGCCCAGCCCTTCAAACTACAACACACATATCTACTAACATAGCAGAGCATAAGCGCCAATACTATCTCAAGAAGATGAGATCACTGTAGTGTAGGCCTACAGGCGATACATCGTGAACGAATATTATGAACTCACTTCCAGCGCGTGCTAAAGGCCTTGTATGACGTGCGCACGGGTAGGGCCAGCGGCTTGCCTTCTGCAAAAACCTGGCACGTGACATACAGGTCGGAACAGCTCTCCTGGTACAAGCCGGAGAAACGCAGCATGGGGTCCTGGAGCAGGGCCTTGTAGCTCTTCTGTTCTCGCTTTCCCTCCAAACTACCGCTGAGAGAGGAGAACAAGCATTCACGCTTGCGAATCACAACAAAATGACACAACAGAATTTTGTCCACTGTTTTTCTTCCCGCAGAGATGTAAACACGTTATGACGAAGAGTGGGATGACAAGGTAATGTGGCAACTTGATCACATAGCTGTATTTAACAACGTATCAAGCCCCATTGTCTTCGTGCCCGTTAAAAAGTGGGTTAAAAAGGCGCAATCGTAGACTTTAGGCTGAAACTGAAAATGCCTGATGAAATGCGAGTCTTCGTAAGACAGGACTATGGGCAGGATTCAACTTTATGTTACATCTCTGGCAACAATACACCACATGTAGGCAAGTTGTAAAGGCTACGAAATGGTACGGCTGGCACTCGTTCCATTAAATCCTATTTTTTTATAACCTTGTCAACTCTTAATTCATTGTCAGaattaatggaattaattaCACAACctgtagaaaatgttttacagtaaaGGTGCACAAACGCATTGATTCATTTGAGGTCTGCGGTGATACAAATTCTGGACGCACAGTTCCATGGAATCTTTTCACATAGTTCAGTTGCGCACGTGAGTATCTGCAGActtgtttgttttcctcatGATCATTTTACTTCCGAAGTAGGCCTGTTGTTACGAGAGGGCCACGAGTAGATGATGTGCATGATGTCTATGACGGGCGCCTGTGTTCTCATCCCAAAGCTGTCGTTAAGATGTGATAAAATTAGATTTGGAGAGTCACGGTGTTGTGTCgaaatacaaacaaaagacAGATATAGACAGATATTTTGTAAGGTGGATTAACACTGCTTCCTCAATCCATTTTCATTATTAGGAAAGTAACGTACCCAACTGGCCATTTGGCAAGGTCGGTACATTGCTTCCTGACTGCTTTTGGGACAAATATCACTTCATCTTTTGTCACTTTAGCTGATGCTCGCTATAAAGGGCTAGCTACCAAAATGCTTAACCACCGATGACATCAATTTTATTTCCAATACTCGACGAGCAAACTCAAGCTtattttgcaaagaaaaagtGCTAAAACGGAGATGTCCTTATAATTCAGTATTGCTTTACTTTAGCCAACTTAGCCTATAAATAACGTTACCTTTATTGATGGGGTTTG
The nucleotide sequence above comes from Anguilla rostrata isolate EN2019 chromosome 7, ASM1855537v3, whole genome shotgun sequence. Encoded proteins:
- the pik3c3 gene encoding phosphatidylinositol 3-kinase catalytic subunit type 3 isoform X2, yielding MDTDKFNYVYSCDMDINVQLKIGSLEGKREQKSYKALLQDPMLRFSGLYQESCSDLYVTCQVFAEGKPLALPVRTSYKAFSTRWNWNEWLRLPVKYPDLPQSAQVALTVWDVYGPGQATPVGGTTVTLFGKYGMFRQGMHDLKVWPGVEGDGGEPTTTPGRTSSSLAEDQMGRLAKLTKAHRQGHMVKVDWLDRLTFREIEMINESEKRSSNFMYLMVEFPRVKTGDKEYSIVYYEKDGDESSPLLTSCEIVKVPDPQMCMENLVESKHHKLARSLRSGPSDHDLKPNATTRDQLNIIVSYPPTKQLSSEEQDLVWKFRYYLTTQEKALTKFLKCVNWAMPQEAKQALELLGKWRPMDVEDSLELLSSQFTNPTVRRYAVARLQQADDEDLLMYLLQLVQALKYENFNDIQGGLEPGSKRDSQGGLGESTVLGDIESSQSLAGPVAPPSAPKGKDATDNDSLEDLCTFLISRACKNSTLANYLYWYVIVECEDQDTQQRDPKTHDMYLNVMRRFSQALLKGDKSVRVMRSLLAAQQTFVDRLVQLMKAVQRESGNRKKKTERLQALLADNEKVNLSEIEPIPLPLEPQVRIRGIVPDTATLFKSALMPAKLIFKAEDGGLYPVIFKHGDDLRQDQLILQIISLMDKLLRKENLDLKLTPYKVLATSTKHGFMQFIQSVPVAEVLATEGNIQSFFRKHAPSDKGPYGISSEVMDTYVKSCAGYCVITYILGVGDRHLDNLLLTKTGKLFHVDFGYILGRDPKPLPPPMKLSKEMVEGMGGMQSEQYQEFRKQCYTAFLHLRRYANLILNLFSLMVDANIPDIALEPDKTVKKVQDKFRLDLSDEEAVHYMQSLIDESVGALFAAVVEQIHKFAQYWRR
- the pik3c3 gene encoding phosphatidylinositol 3-kinase catalytic subunit type 3 isoform X1: MDTDKFNYVYSCDMDINVQLKIGSLEGKREQKSYKALLQDPMLRFSGLYQESCSDLYVTCQVFAEGKPLALPVRTSYKAFSTRWNWNEWLRLPVKYPDLPQSAQVALTVWDVYGPGQATPVGGTTVTLFGKYGMFRQGMHDLKVWPGVEGDGGEPTTTPGRTSSSLAEDQMGRLAKLTKAHRQGHMVKVDWLDRLTFREIEMINESEKRSSNFMYLMVEFPRVKTGDKEYSIVYYEKDGDESSPLLTSCEIVKVPDPQMCMENLVESKHHKLARSLRSGPSDHDLKPNATTRDQLNIIVSYPPTKQLSSEEQDLVWKFRYYLTTQEKALTKFLKCVNWAMPQEAKQALELLGKWRPMDVEDSLELLSSQFTNPTVRRYAVARLQQADDEDLLMYLLQLVQALKYENFNDIQGGLEPGSKRDSQGGLGESTVLGDIESSQSLAGPVAPPSAPKGKDATDNDSLEQDLCTFLISRACKNSTLANYLYWYVIVECEDQDTQQRDPKTHDMYLNVMRRFSQALLKGDKSVRVMRSLLAAQQTFVDRLVQLMKAVQRESGNRKKKTERLQALLADNEKVNLSEIEPIPLPLEPQVRIRGIVPDTATLFKSALMPAKLIFKAEDGGLYPVIFKHGDDLRQDQLILQIISLMDKLLRKENLDLKLTPYKVLATSTKHGFMQFIQSVPVAEVLATEGNIQSFFRKHAPSDKGPYGISSEVMDTYVKSCAGYCVITYILGVGDRHLDNLLLTKTGKLFHVDFGYILGRDPKPLPPPMKLSKEMVEGMGGMQSEQYQEFRKQCYTAFLHLRRYANLILNLFSLMVDANIPDIALEPDKTVKKVQDKFRLDLSDEEAVHYMQSLIDESVGALFAAVVEQIHKFAQYWRR